Proteins encoded in a region of the Anabaena sp. PCC 7108 genome:
- a CDS encoding TetR/AcrR family transcriptional regulator, whose protein sequence is MSKETYVPTLLKLFRQFGYEGVTLSKISQATGLGKASLYHHFPGGKAEMAEAALTHVNQWLETSILQILNGEEIPIAKFQSMCKEANYFFNEGQNSCLLAALVLAQSSDDLFHSQISLTFSRWIEAIAKVLITAGLDETLAKERGEDAMIAIQGALILSHGLRDFAPFQRIIKQLPQQLCRDIQS, encoded by the coding sequence ATGTCTAAAGAAACCTATGTACCAACGCTGCTAAAACTATTTCGCCAGTTTGGTTATGAAGGTGTAACCCTCTCAAAAATTTCTCAAGCGACAGGGTTGGGAAAAGCGAGTCTTTACCATCATTTTCCAGGTGGTAAGGCTGAGATGGCGGAAGCGGCGCTCACTCATGTTAATCAGTGGCTAGAGACGAGCATTTTGCAGATCCTCAATGGAGAGGAAATCCCCATCGCAAAATTCCAGTCTATGTGTAAGGAAGCGAATTACTTTTTCAATGAAGGGCAAAATTCCTGCCTGTTGGCAGCTTTGGTCTTGGCACAATCGAGTGATGATCTGTTTCACTCACAGATTAGTTTGACATTTTCTCGGTGGATTGAGGCGATCGCTAAAGTTCTCATCACCGCAGGATTAGATGAAACCTTAGCCAAGGAACGCGGAGAAGATGCCATGATTGCCATTCAGGGCGCATTGATTCTTTCCCACGGATTGCGAGATTTTGCTCCATTTCAGCGAATAATTAAACAATTACCGCAACAACTCTGTCGGGATATTCAAAGCTGA